The Thalassotalea piscium sequence CATAACGACTTAGTTACAGCAATCGAAAACTCAGATAACAGAGAGCTGTCTTTGTATGTACATATTCCCTTTTGTCATAGCCTTTGCTACTACTGTGGTTGTAATAAAATAATTACTCGTCATCGTGGTAAAGCAGACGACTACTTAGAAATGTTAGCGAAAGAAATTGCCTCACGTGCTCCGTTATTTCAAGAGTACACAGTTAAACAACTCCATTGGGGTGGCGGTACGCCTAGCTTTTTAACCCATGCGCAAATTACTAAATTAGTAACCTTGCTTAAAAAAGAGTTTAATTTTGCTGATGAACTAGAAATGAGCATAGAAATAGACCCGCGTGAAATCGAAATGAACTTAGCAGAACATCTATACCAGCTTGGTTTTAATCGTTTAAGTTTAGGTGTTCAAGACATTGATGAAAAAGTTCAAGTTGCGATAAACCGTGTTCAGTCTACTGAGTTTATTAGCGACTTTATCGCTCATGCGAAAAAAGTAGGGTTTAACTCGATAAACGTAGATTTAATTTATGGTTTACCCCACCAAACGCCCGATACATTCACTCGAACCATAGATAAAGCCTATGAAATGGATGTTGATCGTATCTCATTATTTAGCTACGCTCACATTCCAAGCCGTTTTGCTGCGCAACGAAAACTGCGTGACGAATGGCTGCCAAGCGTAGATGAAAAGTTTGCATTAATGAAACTGGCTATTGAAAAACTCTGTGACTACGGCTACGAGTTTATCGGCATGGATCATTTTGCTAAACCAACAGATGAATT is a genomic window containing:
- the hemN gene encoding oxygen-independent coproporphyrinogen III oxidase; translated protein: MKADQFFDKGLLNKYNTSGPRYTSYPTALEFNDEFTHNDLVTAIENSDNRELSLYVHIPFCHSLCYYCGCNKIITRHRGKADDYLEMLAKEIASRAPLFQEYTVKQLHWGGGTPSFLTHAQITKLVTLLKKEFNFADELEMSIEIDPREIEMNLAEHLYQLGFNRLSLGVQDIDEKVQVAINRVQSTEFISDFIAHAKKVGFNSINVDLIYGLPHQTPDTFTRTIDKAYEMDVDRISLFSYAHIPSRFAAQRKLRDEWLPSVDEKFALMKLAIEKLCDYGYEFIGMDHFAKPTDELAIAQKEGHLHRNFQGYTTKGGCDLLGLGVSSISAIGDSYSQNIKDLTPYYQAIDAQGHALEKGLTLNKDDIIRGDVIRELMCNYYVDKQQINDKHGINFNEYFADDLPLLTTFINDELVENSENYIAVSQKARLLIRNICMSFDAYMKQHVNQQRFSRVI